The proteins below come from a single Comamonas antarctica genomic window:
- the miaA gene encoding tRNA (adenosine(37)-N6)-dimethylallyltransferase MiaA, whose protein sequence is MTASPPLPCIAIAGPTASGKTAGAMALAAVLGTRGQAVEIISVDSALVYRGMDIGTAKPSQEEMGLVPHHLIDIRDPLQAYSAAEFVQDTQRLVAEIRARGALPLLVGGTMLYFKALFDGIDDMPAADATVRAQLEQRAADIGWHGMHAELAKVDPATAARLAPGDSQRIQRALEVFMISGQPLSHFHTRARAAAAEAPPVATLFSLEPAERSWLHARIAQRFDAMLEAGLVQEVAGLRARGDLHADLPSMRCVGYRQAWEEMDWQARRGGELNRHLLREKGIAATRQLAKRQITWLRSMPQRRVIACDAPDATAALVQAVLDHLAVQRS, encoded by the coding sequence ATGACCGCCTCCCCTCCTTTGCCCTGCATCGCCATCGCGGGCCCGACCGCATCGGGCAAGACCGCGGGCGCGATGGCGCTGGCCGCCGTGCTCGGCACGCGCGGCCAGGCCGTGGAAATCATCAGCGTCGATTCGGCGCTGGTCTACCGCGGCATGGACATCGGCACGGCCAAGCCTTCTCAAGAAGAAATGGGCCTGGTCCCCCACCATCTCATCGATATCCGCGACCCGCTGCAAGCCTATAGCGCGGCCGAGTTCGTACAGGACACCCAGCGCCTCGTGGCCGAGATTCGCGCGCGCGGCGCGCTGCCGCTGCTGGTCGGCGGCACGATGCTGTACTTCAAGGCCTTGTTTGACGGCATAGACGACATGCCCGCGGCCGATGCCACGGTGCGCGCCCAGCTCGAGCAGCGCGCGGCCGACATCGGCTGGCATGGCATGCATGCCGAACTGGCCAAGGTCGACCCCGCAACCGCGGCGCGGCTCGCGCCCGGCGACAGCCAGCGCATCCAGCGCGCGCTCGAAGTCTTCATGATTTCAGGCCAGCCGCTGTCGCATTTCCATACCCGGGCGCGCGCGGCCGCGGCAGAAGCGCCGCCCGTCGCCACGCTGTTTTCGCTCGAACCCGCCGAGCGCAGCTGGCTGCATGCACGCATTGCACAGCGCTTCGATGCGATGCTCGAAGCCGGCCTGGTCCAGGAAGTCGCGGGACTGCGCGCGCGCGGCGACCTGCACGCCGACCTGCCCTCGATGCGCTGCGTGGGCTACCGCCAGGCCTGGGAGGAAATGGACTGGCAAGCGCGGCGCGGTGGCGAACTGAACCGGCATCTGCTGCGCGAAAAAGGCATTGCCGCGACGCGCCAGCTCGCCAAGCGCCAGATCACCTGGCTGCGCAGCATGCCGCAGCGCCGCGTGATTGCGTGCGATGCGCCCGATGCGACGGCAGCGCTGGTGCAGGCGGTGCTGGACCACCTGGCCGTGCAGCGCAGCTGA
- a CDS encoding lipocalin-like domain-containing protein: protein MPAVRLPFPDSRRRWLLIHAAAGASALALPFCASALPPRSLEFPRDFGSHPERGTEWWYITGHVQAQGRLLGFQLTFFRSRVPSTQKLRSAFAARQLVFAHAALTDVAGKRQLHAQRSAREGMGLAHARESDTDVQLGNWWLRRAPSASGTAAQASRYEAHIAGDGFDLELQLQTTQPLLLQGSAGLSRKGPDEAQASYYYSQPQLSVAGYITLDGRKLAIDAGAANRAWLDHEVSDALLHPEAEGWDWIGMNLDDGSALTAFHLRRPDGSALWAGGSWRAPGQAARIFGAEEVVFTPLRWWTSPDSRARYPVEWRVATPAGDWKVEALLDAQELDSRASTGTIYWEGLCTLREAESGQLRGRGYLEMTGYAGKLRL, encoded by the coding sequence ATGCCTGCCGTCCGCCTGCCGTTTCCTGACTCCCGCCGCCGCTGGCTGCTGATCCACGCCGCGGCCGGCGCCAGCGCGCTGGCGCTGCCGTTTTGCGCGAGCGCCTTGCCACCGCGCAGCCTGGAGTTTCCGCGCGACTTCGGCAGCCACCCCGAACGGGGCACCGAATGGTGGTACATCACCGGCCACGTCCAGGCCCAGGGGCGGCTGCTGGGTTTCCAGCTGACCTTCTTCCGCTCGCGCGTTCCTTCCACGCAGAAGCTGCGCTCGGCATTTGCCGCGCGCCAGCTGGTGTTTGCCCATGCGGCGCTGACCGATGTCGCGGGCAAGCGCCAGCTGCATGCGCAGCGCAGCGCCCGCGAAGGCATGGGCCTGGCGCATGCCCGGGAAAGCGATACGGATGTGCAGCTGGGCAACTGGTGGCTGCGCCGCGCACCCTCTGCTTCAGGCACGGCCGCGCAAGCCAGCCGCTATGAAGCGCATATCGCTGGCGACGGCTTCGATCTGGAACTGCAGCTGCAGACCACCCAGCCGCTACTGCTGCAAGGCAGCGCCGGCCTCTCGCGCAAGGGCCCCGACGAAGCCCAGGCAAGCTACTACTACAGTCAGCCCCAGCTGTCCGTCGCCGGCTACATCACGCTGGACGGCCGGAAACTTGCCATCGACGCGGGCGCTGCCAACCGCGCCTGGCTCGACCATGAAGTCAGCGACGCCCTGCTCCACCCCGAAGCCGAAGGCTGGGACTGGATAGGCATGAACCTGGACGACGGCAGTGCCCTCACCGCCTTCCACCTGCGCCGCCCCGACGGCAGCGCGCTCTGGGCCGGAGGCTCCTGGCGCGCGCCTGGACAGGCCGCGCGGATCTTCGGCGCCGAGGAGGTGGTGTTCACGCCGCTGCGCTGGTGGACCAGCCCCGACAGCCGGGCGCGCTATCCCGTCGAATGGCGCGTCGCCACGCCCGCCGGCGATTGGAAAGTCGAGGCCCTGCTCGACGCCCAGGAACTCGACAGCCGTGCCTCGACGGGAACGATTTACTGGGAAGGCCTTTGCACGCTGCGCGAGGCCGAAAGCGGCCAACTCCGCGGCCGCGGCTACCTGGAAATGACAGGGTATGCCGGAAAGCTCAGGCTTTGA
- a CDS encoding choice-of-anchor I family protein, whose amino-acid sequence MVSSLRSLPRVHTRLFALSILATALLAACGGSDSPQAEVTPPPVVVTPPVVDPAPEVEATPRTVMLEKIGNFATGEFVKSAAEITAYDAASKRSFVVNALAGAVDVLDLSNPTAPVKVGRIEGTAVLAGAEINSVAVRDGIVAVAMQAPVKTDIGRMALYSASTLELISQVEVGALPDMVTFSPDGRYVLVANEGEPSDDYQIDPEGSISVIDISDAKKPVARIAGFTQYNGQEAALRARGVRIFGPNATAAKDFEPEYIAVSADSRTAWVTLQENNAIARVDLASAKVISVTALGYKDNSLEANALDIQDEDGKINIATWGGLRSLYMPDSIAAYEAGGKTYLVTANEGDARAWGEDNPAYVNGDTSKGFMEEFRVKHLTNAKGWSGRKGDDLPAHLNAIAAGGLLNPATFAYCGAAAGTPGKCRDDDMLGRLKVTWTQGYQQNPDGSPVKYTAAGVPSATGDRIMYDNLYAFGGRSFAIWDDNGALVWDSGAAIEKFLASDACKLGSARSIPCKTYFNTGHDALAKADARSSAKGPEPEGLAVGRIGDKTFAFVGLERMGGVLVYDITNPRAPVQMDYLNTRENWELDPEKNLDKVGDLGPEGLHFVPAAKSPNGKPLLIVGNEVSGTTAIFQLNMTY is encoded by the coding sequence ATGGTCTCTTCCCTGCGTTCGCTGCCCCGTGTCCACACCCGTCTGTTTGCGCTGAGCATTCTCGCCACGGCCCTGCTTGCTGCCTGCGGCGGCAGCGATTCGCCGCAAGCCGAAGTCACGCCTCCTCCCGTGGTGGTCACGCCGCCAGTGGTGGATCCGGCTCCCGAAGTGGAAGCCACGCCGCGCACCGTGATGCTGGAGAAGATCGGCAACTTCGCCACCGGCGAATTCGTCAAGAGCGCCGCGGAAATCACCGCCTACGATGCCGCCAGCAAGCGCAGCTTCGTGGTCAATGCGCTGGCTGGTGCCGTCGACGTGCTGGACCTGAGCAACCCCACGGCGCCGGTCAAGGTCGGCCGCATCGAAGGCACGGCCGTGCTGGCCGGCGCCGAGATCAACAGCGTGGCGGTGCGCGACGGCATCGTGGCCGTGGCCATGCAGGCACCGGTGAAGACCGACATCGGCCGCATGGCGCTCTACAGCGCCAGCACGCTGGAGCTGATCAGCCAGGTCGAAGTCGGCGCGCTGCCCGACATGGTGACCTTCAGCCCCGATGGCCGCTATGTGCTGGTCGCCAACGAAGGCGAGCCCAGCGACGACTACCAGATCGATCCCGAAGGCTCGATCAGCGTGATCGACATCAGCGATGCCAAGAAGCCCGTGGCGCGCATTGCCGGCTTCACGCAATACAACGGCCAGGAAGCCGCACTGCGCGCGCGCGGCGTGCGCATCTTCGGCCCCAACGCCACGGCCGCCAAGGACTTCGAACCTGAATACATCGCCGTGTCGGCCGACAGCCGCACCGCCTGGGTCACGCTGCAGGAGAACAATGCCATCGCGCGTGTCGACCTGGCTTCGGCCAAGGTGATTTCCGTGACCGCGCTGGGCTACAAGGACAACAGCCTCGAAGCCAACGCGCTCGACATCCAGGACGAAGACGGCAAGATCAACATCGCCACCTGGGGCGGCCTGCGCAGCCTCTACATGCCCGACAGCATTGCCGCCTACGAAGCCGGCGGCAAGACCTATCTGGTCACGGCCAACGAAGGCGACGCACGCGCCTGGGGCGAAGACAACCCGGCCTACGTCAACGGCGACACCAGCAAGGGCTTCATGGAGGAATTCCGTGTCAAGCACCTGACCAATGCCAAGGGCTGGAGCGGCCGCAAGGGCGACGACCTGCCCGCGCACCTGAACGCCATCGCCGCGGGCGGCCTGCTCAACCCCGCGACGTTTGCGTACTGCGGCGCGGCCGCCGGCACCCCCGGCAAGTGCCGCGACGACGACATGCTCGGCCGCCTCAAGGTCACCTGGACCCAGGGCTACCAGCAGAACCCCGACGGCTCGCCCGTCAAGTACACCGCGGCCGGCGTGCCCAGCGCCACCGGCGACCGCATCATGTACGACAACCTGTATGCGTTTGGCGGCCGCTCGTTTGCGATCTGGGACGACAATGGCGCGCTGGTCTGGGATTCGGGCGCGGCCATCGAGAAGTTCCTGGCCAGCGACGCCTGCAAGCTGGGCAGCGCGCGCAGCATCCCCTGCAAGACCTACTTCAACACCGGCCACGATGCCCTGGCCAAGGCCGATGCACGCAGCAGCGCCAAGGGCCCCGAGCCCGAAGGCCTGGCCGTGGGCAGGATCGGCGACAAGACGTTTGCGTTTGTCGGCCTGGAGCGCATGGGCGGCGTGCTGGTGTATGACATCACCAACCCGCGCGCGCCGGTGCAGATGGACTACCTGAACACGCGCGAGAACTGGGAGCTCGATCCCGAGAAGAACCTCGACAAGGTCGGCGACCTGGGCCCCGAAGGCCTGCACTTCGTGCCCGCGGCCAAGTCGCCCAATGGCAAGCCGCTGCTGATCGTCGGCAACGAAGTCAGCGGCACCACCGCGATCTTCCAGCTCAACATGACCTACTGA
- a CDS encoding ABC transporter permease codes for MWALLRSFSLQELLHHPWRTASALMAVVLGVALGFAVHVINASALDEFSRAVRSVQGQPDLELRAMQGALPEPLYGLVARQPQVARAAPWLEASVQAQRGAGQAPPVTLRLLGADALQFAPMAPALVPRLFAGRNRLDLFAPATVFLNAAALQALDLNEAQAADAQLQWRLPAPPDGSAPAPVMVRIAGTVAASGPPLALMDIGAAQDLLQRWGGISRIDLLLAPGADADRLLGELRALPGWPQGVLASVPGNEQQRVAQMSRAYRVNLTVLALVALFTGAFLVYSVLSLSVARRAPQFALLAVLGLTARERLALVLAESAVLGLVGSAGGIALGLGLAALALRLLGGDLGGGYFGDVQPALQWSGAAALVFAALGLAATLAGGWWPARSAQRLPAAATLKGLGALQIPAAGARLPLLLLAASALLAWLPPIAGIPLAAYVSVALLLLGGMAALPWLLGRLLRRLPEFARRRPLWLLAFERARRMRASAGVAVGGVVASLSLAVALTVMVSSFRGSMLEWLDTALPAPAYVRAPSGAGQGDAGLRDARLLDAVRALPGVARAQAQRNASLALDSRQPALALLVRPLRGAQAQALPWLAPPLPVPQGLMGVHVSEAAAQLYGLQPGQRWDALQPAFPSAPGFFVAGIWRDYVRQFGAVAMDSGDYQRLTGDTRLSEIALWPAPGADLAALQARIQALAPAHGALEWVGSQGLRERSMRIFDRSFAVTYWLQAVAIGIGLFGIAASFSAQVLARRKEFGLLSHLGLTRRQILSVVAGEGAVWSALGAVAGTLLGLGVAVILVHVVNPQSFHWTMELRLPWLRLALLALAVTAAGTLAAWLAGRAAAGRDAVLAVKEDW; via the coding sequence ATGTGGGCCCTGCTGCGCAGCTTTTCCCTGCAGGAACTGCTGCACCACCCGTGGCGCACCGCCAGCGCGCTGATGGCCGTAGTGCTGGGCGTGGCGCTGGGCTTTGCGGTGCATGTGATCAATGCGTCGGCGCTGGACGAATTCTCGCGCGCCGTGCGCAGCGTGCAGGGCCAGCCCGATCTGGAGTTGCGCGCCATGCAGGGCGCGCTGCCCGAGCCGCTCTATGGCCTGGTGGCGCGCCAGCCGCAAGTGGCGCGTGCCGCGCCGTGGCTGGAGGCTTCGGTACAGGCGCAGCGCGGCGCTGGCCAGGCGCCACCCGTCACGCTGCGGCTGCTGGGCGCCGACGCGCTGCAGTTCGCCCCCATGGCGCCGGCTTTGGTGCCGCGCTTGTTTGCGGGCCGCAATCGGCTTGACCTGTTTGCCCCTGCCACGGTATTTCTCAACGCCGCGGCCTTGCAGGCGCTGGACTTGAACGAGGCCCAGGCAGCCGATGCGCAATTGCAGTGGCGCCTGCCCGCGCCCCCGGACGGCAGCGCGCCGGCGCCCGTGATGGTGCGCATTGCCGGCACCGTCGCGGCGAGCGGCCCGCCGCTGGCGCTGATGGACATCGGCGCCGCGCAGGACCTGCTGCAGCGCTGGGGCGGGATCAGCCGCATCGATCTGCTGCTGGCGCCGGGCGCCGATGCCGATCGCCTGCTGGGCGAGTTGCGCGCGCTGCCCGGCTGGCCGCAGGGCGTGCTGGCCAGCGTGCCCGGCAACGAGCAGCAGCGCGTGGCGCAGATGTCGCGCGCCTACCGCGTCAACCTCACGGTGCTGGCGCTGGTGGCGCTGTTCACCGGCGCCTTCCTGGTGTACTCGGTGTTGTCGCTGAGCGTGGCCCGGCGCGCGCCGCAGTTCGCGCTGCTGGCGGTGCTGGGGCTCACGGCGCGCGAACGCCTGGCGCTGGTGCTGGCCGAATCGGCCGTGCTGGGGCTGGTGGGCAGCGCCGGCGGCATTGCGCTGGGCCTGGGTCTGGCCGCGCTGGCGCTGCGGCTGCTCGGTGGCGACCTGGGCGGCGGCTACTTCGGCGATGTGCAGCCCGCGCTGCAGTGGAGCGGCGCCGCGGCGCTGGTGTTCGCGGCGCTGGGACTCGCGGCCACGCTGGCCGGTGGCTGGTGGCCCGCGCGCAGCGCCCAGCGCCTGCCCGCGGCCGCCACGCTCAAGGGCCTGGGCGCGCTGCAGATTCCCGCCGCCGGCGCACGCCTGCCTTTGCTGCTGCTGGCGGCCAGCGCGCTGCTGGCTTGGCTGCCGCCGATTGCCGGCATTCCGCTCGCGGCCTATGTCTCGGTGGCGCTGCTGCTGCTGGGCGGCATGGCCGCGCTGCCCTGGCTGCTGGGCCGGCTGCTGCGGCGCCTGCCGGAATTCGCGCGCCGCCGGCCGCTGTGGCTGCTGGCCTTCGAGCGTGCGCGGCGCATGCGCGCCAGCGCCGGCGTGGCCGTGGGCGGCGTGGTGGCCAGCCTGAGCCTCGCCGTGGCGCTCACCGTCATGGTCAGCAGTTTTCGCGGCTCGATGCTCGAATGGCTGGACACCGCACTGCCCGCACCGGCCTATGTGCGCGCCCCGAGCGGCGCAGGCCAGGGCGATGCCGGACTGCGCGATGCGCGCCTGCTCGATGCCGTGCGCGCGCTGCCCGGGGTCGCGCGCGCCCAGGCCCAGCGCAATGCCAGCCTGGCGCTCGACAGCCGCCAGCCCGCGCTGGCGCTGCTCGTGCGGCCGCTGCGCGGCGCGCAGGCCCAGGCACTGCCCTGGCTGGCGCCGCCGCTGCCGGTGCCGCAGGGGCTGATGGGCGTGCATGTCAGCGAAGCCGCGGCCCAGCTGTACGGACTGCAGCCCGGCCAGCGCTGGGATGCGCTGCAGCCGGCCTTCCCCAGCGCGCCCGGCTTCTTCGTGGCCGGCATCTGGCGCGACTATGTGCGCCAGTTCGGCGCCGTGGCCATGGACAGTGGCGATTACCAGCGGCTCACGGGCGACACCCGCCTCTCCGAAATCGCGCTGTGGCCCGCTCCCGGTGCCGACCTGGCGGCGCTGCAGGCGCGAATCCAGGCGCTGGCCCCCGCGCATGGCGCGCTCGAATGGGTCGGCAGCCAGGGGCTGCGCGAGCGCTCGATGCGCATCTTCGACCGCAGCTTTGCCGTGACCTACTGGCTGCAGGCCGTGGCCATAGGCATCGGCCTGTTCGGCATTGCCGCCAGCTTCAGTGCCCAGGTGCTGGCGCGGCGCAAGGAGTTCGGGCTGCTGAGCCATCTGGGCCTCACGCGCCGGCAGATCCTGAGCGTCGTGGCGGGCGAAGGCGCGGTCTGGAGCGCGCTGGGTGCCGTGGCCGGCACGCTGCTGGGCCTGGGCGTGGCGGTGATCCTGGTGCATGTCGTCAATCCGCAGAGCTTCCACTGGACCATGGAACTGCGCCTGCCCTGGCTGCGCCTGGCGCTGCTGGCATTGGCCGTCACGGCCGCGGGCACGTTGGCGGCGTGGCTCGCGGGCCGCGCCGCCGCCGGGCGCGACGCGGTGCTGGCCGTGAAGGAAGACTGGTAG
- the gdhA gene encoding NADP-specific glutamate dehydrogenase, with protein MKYESVHHFLEQVAQRNPGQPEYLQAVTEVMESLWPFIEKHPKYAENGLLERLVEAERTVMFRVSWTDDKGQVQVNRGYRIQHSMAIGPYKGGLRFHPSVNLSVLKFLAFEQTFKNALTTLPMGGGKGGSDFDPKGKSPAEVMRFCQAFVTELFRHVGPDTDVPAGDIGVGGREVGFMAGMYKKLSNSAACVFTGKGLSFGGSLIRPEATGYGTVYFAQEMLKTRGKTFEGLTVSVSGSGNVAQYAVEKAMALGAKVVSVSDSSGTVYDAAGFDSAKLALLMDVKNHRYGRVSDYAALVPGVEFIAGKTPWHLKVDVALPCATQNELDLNDAQALIANGVLCVAEGANMPSTIEAAKAFEAAGVLYAPGKASNAGGVATSGLEMCQNSARLSWPAEEVDARLLQIMQGIHAACIKYGQRADGSVSYIDGANVAGFVKVADAMIAQGVV; from the coding sequence ATGAAGTACGAGTCCGTCCACCATTTCCTCGAGCAAGTGGCACAGCGCAACCCCGGCCAACCCGAATACCTGCAAGCTGTGACCGAAGTGATGGAAAGCCTCTGGCCCTTCATTGAAAAGCATCCCAAGTACGCCGAAAACGGCTTGCTCGAGCGTCTGGTCGAAGCCGAGCGCACCGTCATGTTCCGCGTGAGCTGGACCGACGACAAGGGCCAGGTGCAGGTCAACCGCGGCTACCGCATCCAGCACAGCATGGCCATCGGTCCCTACAAGGGCGGCCTGCGCTTCCACCCGTCGGTCAACCTGTCAGTGCTCAAGTTCCTGGCTTTCGAGCAGACCTTCAAGAACGCGCTGACCACGCTGCCCATGGGCGGCGGCAAGGGCGGCTCGGACTTCGACCCCAAGGGCAAGAGCCCGGCCGAAGTCATGCGCTTTTGCCAGGCTTTCGTCACCGAGCTGTTCCGCCATGTCGGTCCCGACACCGATGTGCCCGCGGGCGACATCGGCGTGGGCGGCCGTGAAGTCGGCTTCATGGCCGGCATGTACAAGAAGCTGTCGAACAGCGCGGCCTGCGTGTTCACCGGCAAGGGGCTGTCGTTCGGCGGCTCGCTGATCCGTCCCGAAGCCACGGGCTACGGCACGGTCTACTTCGCGCAGGAAATGCTCAAGACCCGCGGCAAGACCTTCGAAGGCCTGACGGTCTCGGTGTCGGGCTCGGGCAATGTCGCGCAATACGCGGTCGAGAAGGCCATGGCGCTGGGCGCCAAGGTGGTGTCGGTGTCCGACTCCTCGGGCACGGTCTATGACGCGGCGGGCTTCGACAGCGCCAAGCTGGCGCTGCTGATGGATGTCAAGAACCACCGCTATGGCCGCGTCAGCGACTACGCAGCGCTGGTGCCCGGCGTGGAATTCATTGCCGGCAAGACCCCCTGGCACCTCAAGGTCGATGTGGCCCTGCCCTGCGCGACGCAAAACGAGCTGGACCTGAACGACGCCCAGGCCCTGATTGCCAATGGCGTGCTGTGCGTGGCCGAAGGCGCGAACATGCCCTCGACCATCGAAGCCGCCAAGGCCTTCGAAGCCGCGGGCGTGCTGTACGCCCCGGGCAAGGCCTCGAACGCCGGTGGCGTGGCCACCTCGGGCCTGGAAATGTGCCAGAACTCGGCGCGCCTGTCGTGGCCTGCCGAGGAAGTCGATGCGCGCCTGCTGCAGATCATGCAAGGCATCCACGCCGCCTGCATCAAGTACGGCCAGCGTGCGGACGGCAGCGTGAGCTACATCGACGGCGCCAACGTCGCCGGCTTCGTCAAGGTGGCCGATGCAATGATTGCCCAGGGCGTCGTGTAA
- a CDS encoding ABC transporter ATP-binding protein, with amino-acid sequence MDPARTVPAPAPPAIAVEGLGKHYAGAAVFSAVSFDVAPGEFVAIVGESGVGKSTLLNCLAGLDHWDAGRIAHAGQDLGALDDDQRALWRRAHLGFVFQAFHVLPHLDVAQNVGLPLMLLGRNDAAGARVEAMLEAVGLGGLGARLPQQLSGGQLQRVAIARALVHRPRLLLADEPTGNLDPATAVRILDLLTAQAREAGAALVLATHSSEAARRADRVLRLRADGMVANDLTAGGSIGA; translated from the coding sequence ATGGACCCAGCGCGCACCGTTCCCGCCCCGGCCCCGCCCGCCATTGCCGTCGAGGGATTGGGCAAGCACTATGCGGGCGCCGCGGTCTTCAGCGCGGTGTCGTTCGACGTCGCGCCCGGGGAGTTCGTCGCCATCGTGGGCGAATCGGGCGTGGGCAAGTCGACGCTTCTCAACTGCCTGGCGGGGCTCGACCACTGGGACGCGGGCCGCATCGCGCACGCCGGCCAGGATCTGGGCGCGCTGGACGACGACCAGCGCGCGCTCTGGCGCCGCGCGCACCTGGGCTTCGTGTTCCAGGCCTTCCATGTGCTGCCGCATCTCGATGTCGCGCAGAACGTGGGCCTGCCGCTGATGCTGCTGGGCCGAAACGATGCAGCCGGCGCGCGCGTCGAGGCCATGCTCGAGGCCGTGGGCCTGGGCGGACTGGGCGCGCGCCTGCCGCAGCAGCTCAGCGGCGGCCAGTTGCAGCGCGTGGCCATCGCACGCGCGCTGGTGCACCGCCCGCGCCTGCTGCTGGCCGACGAACCCACGGGCAATCTCGATCCGGCCACGGCCGTGCGCATTCTCGACCTGCTCACGGCCCAGGCGCGCGAAGCGGGCGCGGCACTGGTGCTGGCCACCCATTCCAGCGAGGCCGCGCGCCGCGCCGACCGCGTGCTGCGGCTGAGGGCAGACGGCATGGTGGCAAACGACCTGACCGCTGGCGGCAGCATCGGGGCCTGA
- a CDS encoding alpha/beta hydrolase yields MPAPRPHLIEHMRPARLVLASLCCTLLATSGCALLDAKQREWIFQPTERTWHGADTSGMEDVWIDFRSQLSGEAVRLHALWLPAEDPAAPVLLYLHGARWNVAGSSPRIRRMQSLGFSVLAIDYRGFGQSSAGLPSEKLAIEDAHAAWDWLAQRHPQHERYIFGHSLGGAIAVALASEVEDERGTLVEGTFTRMSDVIGSMRWGWLPVGPFLTQTFDSAQRVARIGSPLLVVHGSGDRLIPPELGQQLYAAAQGPKRWVLVEGGSHHNTNAVGLPQYRVALKEMFDLPAR; encoded by the coding sequence ATGCCGGCACCACGCCCCCATCTCATCGAGCATATGCGTCCTGCCCGCCTGGTACTTGCCTCCCTCTGCTGCACGCTGCTGGCGACCAGCGGCTGCGCCCTGCTCGACGCCAAGCAGCGCGAATGGATCTTCCAGCCTACCGAGCGCACCTGGCACGGTGCCGACACCTCGGGCATGGAGGATGTGTGGATCGATTTCCGGTCACAACTGAGCGGCGAGGCCGTGCGGCTGCACGCGCTGTGGCTGCCGGCCGAGGATCCGGCCGCGCCGGTGCTGCTCTACCTGCATGGCGCGCGCTGGAACGTCGCGGGCTCGTCGCCGCGCATCCGGCGCATGCAGTCGCTGGGCTTTTCGGTACTTGCCATCGACTACCGCGGCTTCGGCCAGAGCAGCGCCGGGTTGCCGTCGGAAAAGCTCGCCATCGAGGATGCGCACGCGGCCTGGGACTGGCTTGCGCAGCGCCATCCGCAGCACGAGCGCTATATCTTCGGCCATTCGCTGGGCGGCGCGATCGCCGTGGCGCTGGCCAGCGAGGTCGAGGACGAGCGCGGCACGCTGGTCGAGGGTACGTTCACCCGCATGAGCGATGTGATCGGCAGCATGCGCTGGGGCTGGCTGCCGGTCGGTCCCTTCCTGACCCAGACCTTTGATTCGGCGCAGCGTGTGGCGCGCATTGGATCGCCGCTGCTGGTGGTGCATGGCAGCGGCGACCGGCTGATTCCGCCGGAACTGGGCCAGCAGCTGTATGCGGCGGCGCAGGGCCCCAAGCGCTGGGTACTGGTGGAGGGCGGCAGCCACCACAACACCAACGCGGTCGGGCTGCCCCAGTACCGCGTCGCGCTCAAGGAAATGTTCGACCTGCCCGCGCGCTGA
- a CDS encoding methylglyoxal synthase has product MRLGLAANRLHHQAEDAALFSWLRACESGIRELELGLHAVGRTYDAIRAAHMLSGYAGIRRYPYGREGGLMKLVAEVVGLEEEDRRLDGAIYFIDPVDPSSIFPEALALKRQCVIHGKPFLSTVASARDWIEAERLHRGFAPDPQARRFYALESQTLALIAHDALKPAMLEFAERNFTLLSRFARRVGTGTTGQKLNEMAWSKGWPADRPWVDRYQSGPLGGDAQIADLVLERRCQRVIFFEDPHVARQHEADIQLLERAVTTATHDTVCMTTPQVAQRWCDAAVKR; this is encoded by the coding sequence ATGCGCTTGGGTTTGGCTGCCAACCGTCTTCACCATCAGGCCGAGGACGCGGCCCTGTTTTCCTGGCTGCGCGCCTGCGAGTCCGGCATCCGTGAACTGGAGCTCGGGCTGCACGCCGTGGGCCGCACCTACGATGCCATCCGCGCCGCGCACATGCTGTCCGGGTATGCGGGCATCCGCCGCTATCCCTACGGCCGCGAAGGCGGGCTGATGAAGCTGGTGGCCGAGGTCGTGGGACTGGAGGAGGAAGACCGCCGGCTCGACGGCGCGATCTATTTCATCGATCCGGTCGATCCCTCGTCGATCTTTCCCGAAGCGCTGGCGCTCAAGCGCCAGTGCGTGATCCATGGCAAGCCCTTCCTGTCGACGGTGGCCTCGGCGCGCGACTGGATCGAGGCCGAGCGGCTGCACCGCGGCTTCGCGCCCGATCCCCAGGCCAGGCGCTTCTACGCGCTCGAGTCGCAGACGCTGGCGCTGATCGCCCACGATGCGCTCAAGCCCGCCATGCTGGAATTCGCCGAGCGCAACTTCACGCTGCTGTCGCGCTTTGCGCGCCGCGTCGGCACGGGCACCACGGGCCAGAAGCTCAACGAGATGGCCTGGAGCAAGGGCTGGCCCGCAGACCGGCCCTGGGTCGACCGCTACCAGAGCGGCCCGCTCGGCGGCGATGCGCAGATCGCCGATCTCGTGCTCGAGCGCCGCTGCCAGCGCGTGATCTTCTTCGAGGACCCGCATGTCGCGCGCCAGCATGAAGCCGACATCCAGCTGCTCGAGCGCGCCGTGACCACGGCCACGCACGACACGGTCTGCATGACCACACCGCAGGTCGCGCAGCGCTGGTGCGATGCCGCCGTGAAACGTTAG